One window from the genome of Nicotiana tomentosiformis chromosome 5, ASM39032v3, whole genome shotgun sequence encodes:
- the LOC138892430 gene encoding KNR4/SMI1 homolog, translated as MVGTAAGADLEAPRDGENALNDPLGAIEIGGSPLLSSFSEEMIQEARALKTLSIKGGHGKEDPVHDYFTRVEDVTGLSDLEVSRNYSGEASSLFNEAQQALNRASTLHQEAFSRSRAELSRYEADLRGLTEEKIALRLLCGQREEETKDLRAELAKTHKDQSDLIEQKEGVDHFAAEKETALSQLSSAESQLRGMKEKSSIQAKKIEELEARLASDLAKAKYEAKKAKAEEEVIVVVYRADAEAAQLQAREAAEIARTRAYWIVELAKCQSQRETLEEIHARGFYISNKITKARDHKANAGALASSNDDDDAESKSGFESGEDLDGEETALGENQKP; from the exons atgGTGGGTACGGCTGCTGGGGCTGATCTCGAGGCTCCCCGAGATGGAGAGAACGCCTTAAATgatccacttggggcaatagaaattggaggctccccgctgctctcctcattttctgaggagatgattcaagaggctcgggccttgaagaccctctccatCAAAGGAGGCCACGGAAAAGAAGATCCCGTCCATGATTATTTTACTAGGGTCGAAGATGTTACCGGCCTGAGcgacttggaggtctcgaggaaTTACTCGGGTGAGGCATCAAGCCTTTTCAACGAAGcgcagcaagctctgaatcgg GCCTCAACGCTTCACCAAGAAGcattttctcggtctcgagctgagctgagtcggtatgaggccgacctccgagggctcacggaggagaAGATTGCCCTCAGACTTCTCTGTGGGCAAAGAGAAGAGGAgaccaaggacctccgagccgagttggccaagacTCACAAAGATCAGTCCGACCTGattgagcag AAAGAAGGTGTGGAccactttgctgcagaaaaagagactgctttatcccaattgtcatcggccgaaagtcagcttcgaggcatgaaggagaaaagctcgatTCAGGCGAAGAAAATAGAGGAACTCGAAGCCCGATTGGCTTCCGATCTTGCAAAGGCCAAGTATGAAGccaaaaaggcaaaggccgaggaaGAGGTAATCGTGGTCGTCTaccgggctgatgctgaagctgctcaactccaagcgagagaggcagccgagatcgctcgaactcgagcatattggattgttgaactcgccaaatgccaatctcagagggaaaccctcgaggagattcatgctcgaggtttctATATTTCCAATAAAATAACAAAGGCTAGAGACCATAAAGCCAATGCTGGAGCGTTGGCCTCCtccaatgatgatgatgatgccgagAGCAAGAGCGGGTTCGAGAgcggggaggacctcgatggagaagaaacTGCCCTCGGAGAAAATCAGAAACCTTAG